From Salmo salar chromosome ssa04, Ssal_v3.1, whole genome shotgun sequence, one genomic window encodes:
- the LOC123742356 gene encoding keratin-associated protein 10-2-like, with translation MCECEVCEYEACEVCEYEACEACEYEACVACSMRRVSMRRVRRAAMRRVSMRREACEYEACEACAYEACAYEACAYEACAYEACAYEACEACEYEACEACEYEACEACEYEACEACEYEECEYEACEYEACEYEACEYEACEYEACEACAYEACEYEACEVCEYEACEVCAYEACEACEYEACEYEACEACEYEACEYEACEYEACEYKACEYEACEYEACEACEYEACEACEYEACEYEACEYKACVACEYEACVACEYEACEACEYEACEYGACEACEYEACEA, from the exons atgtgtgagtgtgaggtgtgtgagtATGAGGCGTGTGAGGTGTGTGAGTATGAGGCGTGTGAGGCGTGTGAGTATGAGGCGTGTGTGGCGTGCAGTATGAGGCGTGTGAGTATGAGGCGTGTGAGGCGTGCAGC TATGAGGCGTGTGAGTATGAGGCGTGAGGCGTGTGAGTATGAGGCGTGTGAGGCGTGTGCGTATGAGGCGTGTGCGTATGAGGCGTGTGCGTATGAGGCGTGTGCGTATGAGGCGTGCGCGTATGAGGCGTGTGAGGCGTGCGAGTATGAGGCGTGTGAGGCGTGCGAGTATGAGGCGTGTGAGGCGTGCGAGTATGAGGCGTGTGAGGCGTGCGAGTATGAGgagtgtgag TATGAGGCGTGCGAGTATGAGGCGTGCGAGTATGAGGCGTGCGAGTATGAGGCGTGTGAGTATGAGGCGTGTGAGGCATGTGCGTATGAGGCGTGTGAGTATGAGGCGTGTGAGGTGTGTGAGTATGAGGCGTGTGAGGTGTGTGCGTATGAGGCGTGTGAGGCGTGTGAGTATGAGGCGTGTGAGTATGAGGCGTGTGAGGCGTGCGAGTATGAGGCGTGCGAGTATGAGGCGTGCGAGTATGAGGCGTGTGAGTATAAGGCGTGTGAGTATGAGGCGTGTGAGTATGAGGCATGTGAGGCGTGTGAGTATGAGGCATGTGAGGCGTGTGAGTATGAGGCGTGTGAGTATGAGGCGTGTGAGTATAAGGCGTGTGTGGCGTGTGAGTATGAGGCGTGTGTGGCGTGTGAGTATGAGGCGTGTGAGGCGTGTGAGTATGAGGCGTGCGAGTATGGGGCGTGTGAGGCGTGTGAGTATGAGGCGTGTGAGGCGTGA
- the LOC123742357 gene encoding keratin-associated protein 10-6-like: MRSVRCVSMRREVCEACVVCEYEACEYEACEYEACEYEACEYEACEYEACEACAYEACEYEACEACEACENEACEVCEYEACEYEACEYEACEYEACEYKACEYEVCVACEYEACEYEACEYEACEYEACEYEACEYEACEACEYEACEYEACEYEACEACEYEACEYKACVACVCGVEYEACEYEACVACEYEACEACEYEACEYEACEHEACEYEACEYEACEACEYEACEYEACEYEACEYEA, from the exons ATGAGgagtgtgaggtgtgtgagtATGAGGCGTGAGGTGTGTGaggcgtgtgtggtgtgtgagtatGAGGCGTGCGAGTATGAGGCGTGCGAGTATGAGGCATGCGAGTATGAGGCGTGCGAGTATGAGGCGTGCGAGTATGAGGCGTGTGAGGCGTGTGCGTATGAGGCGTGTGAGTATGAGGCATGTGAGGCGT GCGAGGCGTGTGAGAATGAGGCGTGTGAGGTGTGCGAGTATGAGGCGTGCGAGTATGAGGCGTGCGAGTATGAGGCGTGCGAGTATGAGGCGTGCGAGTATAAGGCGTGTGAGTATgaggtgtgtgtggcgtgtgagtATGAGGCGTGTGAGTATGAGGCGTGTGAGTATGAGGCGTGTGAGTATGAGGCGTGTGAGTATGAGGCGTGTGAGTATGAGGCATGTGAGGCGTGTGAGTATGAGGCGTGTGAGTATGAGGCGTGTGAGTATGAGGCATGTGAGGCGTGTGAGTATGAGGCGTGTGAGTATAAGGCGTGTGTGGCGT GCGTGTGTGGCGTGGAGTATGAGGCGTGTGAGTATGAGGCGTGTGTGGCGTGTGAGTATGAGGCGTGTGAGGCGTGTGAGTATGAGGCGTGTGAGTATGAGGCGTGCGAGCATGAGGCGTGCGAGTATGAGGCGTGCGAGTATGAGGCGTGTGAGGCGTGCGAGTATGAGGCGTGCGAGTATGAGGCGTGCGAGTATGAGGCGTGCGAGTATGAGGCGTGA
- the LOC123742358 gene encoding keratin-associated protein 10-2-like, with protein MRRVRRESMRRYEACEYEACEYEACEYEACEYEACEYEACEYEACEYEACEYEACEYEACEYEACEACEYEACEYEACEYEACVACEYEACEACEYEACVACEYEACEYEACEYKACVACEYEVCEACEYEACEACEYEACEACEYEACEYEACEYKACVACEYEACEYKACVACEYEACEACEYEACEYEACVA; from the exons ATGAGGCGTGTGAGGCGTGAGAGTATGAGGCGT TATGAGGCGTGCGAGTATGAGGCGTGTGAGTATGAGGCGTGCGAGTATGAGGCGTGCGAGTATGAGGCGTGCGAGTATGAGGCGTGCGAGTATGAGGCGTGTGAGTATGAGGCATGTGAGTATGAGGCATGTGAGTATGAGGCATGTGAGTATGAGGCATGTGAGGCGTGTGAGTATGAGGCGTGTGAGTATGAGGCGTGTGAGTATGAGGCGTGTGTGGCGTGTGAGTATGAGGCGTGTGAGGCGTGTGAGTATGAGGCGTGTGTGGCGTGTGAGTATGAGGCGTGTGAGTATGAGGCGTGTGAGTATAAGGCGTGTGTGGCGTGTGAGTATGAGGTGTGTGAGGCGTGTGAGTATGAGGCGTGTGAGGCGTGTGAGTATGAGGCGTGTGAGGCGTGTGAGTATGAGGCGTGTGAGTATGAGGCGTGTGAGTATAAGGCGTGTGTGGCGTGTGAGTATGAGGCGTGTGAGTATAAGGCGTGTGTGGCGTGTGAGTATGAGGCGTGTGAGGCGTGTGAGTATGAGGCGTGTGAGTATGAGGCGTGTGTGGCGTGA